A part of Dehalogenimonas sp. W genomic DNA contains:
- a CDS encoding serpin family protein, with the protein MKKVLVPLLLSALIVVSACTRPSYGQELKSDLPRQTPDVPAAEMTELVSGNTDFALALYQLLKEEGGNFFYSPYSISVALAMTYAGANGETERQMADTLRFTLGQAKLHQALNALDAAVNSRGQGAKGKDDQPFSLKVVNAIWGQQDFQFLNSYLDLLAANYGAGLRTLDFAADPEGARKTINDWVARETEKRIQDLLPPGSIKEITRLVLTNAIYFNGGWLKPFEENATTDGIFNLLNGNPVTVSMMHQSETLGYAAGSGYQAVELQYDGGELSMVIILPEVGGFESFEDTLDGVMLQHIIGDLRNGFVNLFMPKFEFESSFSLKSALSAMGMPVAFTDAADFSGITGQPNLLIADVVHKSFVAVDEAGTEAAAATGVIMDLTSAPGGDPVTMTIDRPFIFLIQDIATGAVLFTGRVMNPLE; encoded by the coding sequence ATGAAAAAAGTATTGGTGCCGCTGCTTCTGTCAGCGCTGATTGTTGTGTCGGCCTGTACCCGTCCTAGCTACGGCCAGGAACTAAAGTCGGACCTGCCCCGGCAAACGCCGGATGTCCCGGCGGCGGAGATGACCGAACTGGTGTCGGGCAATACTGACTTCGCCCTGGCGTTGTACCAGTTACTAAAAGAAGAGGGCGGCAACTTTTTCTACTCCCCGTACAGCATTTCTGTCGCCCTGGCTATGACCTATGCCGGGGCGAACGGTGAAACGGAGCGGCAGATGGCCGATACGCTGCGTTTCACTCTGGGGCAGGCTAAGCTCCATCAGGCGTTGAATGCGCTGGACGCCGCCGTCAATTCCCGTGGTCAGGGGGCTAAAGGCAAGGATGATCAGCCCTTCTCCCTGAAGGTGGTTAATGCCATCTGGGGCCAGCAGGATTTTCAGTTTTTAAATTCGTATCTGGACCTGTTGGCGGCGAATTACGGTGCCGGGCTGCGTACGCTGGATTTTGCGGCTGACCCGGAAGGTGCCCGCAAAACCATCAACGACTGGGTAGCCCGGGAAACCGAAAAACGCATCCAGGATCTGCTGCCGCCGGGCAGCATCAAGGAAATTACCCGGCTGGTGCTGACCAACGCTATTTATTTTAATGGCGGCTGGCTAAAACCGTTTGAGGAGAATGCCACAACTGACGGGATTTTTAACCTGCTTAACGGCAATCCGGTGACGGTTTCCATGATGCACCAGAGTGAAACCTTGGGCTATGCCGCCGGTTCCGGCTATCAGGCGGTAGAGCTGCAGTATGACGGCGGTGAATTGTCCATGGTTATCATTCTACCTGAGGTTGGGGGTTTTGAATCCTTTGAGGATACTCTTGACGGGGTGATGCTGCAACACATCATCGGTGATCTGCGCAATGGGTTTGTCAATCTGTTCATGCCTAAATTTGAATTTGAGTCCTCATTCAGCCTGAAATCCGCGCTCTCAGCCATGGGTATGCCCGTTGCCTTTACCGACGCGGCGGATTTTTCCGGCATCACCGGCCAGCCGAACCTGCTGATCGCGGATGTGGTTCATAAGTCCTTTGTGGCGGTTGATGAAGCCGGCACCGAGGCCGCAGCGGCCACCGGCGTGATCATGGACCTGACCTCCGCCCCGGGTGGTGACCCTGTCACCATGACCATTGACCGGCCGTTTATTTTTCTCATTCAAGATATTGCCACTGGTGCCGTCTTATTCACCGGCCGGGTGATGAATCCGCTGGAATAA